The following proteins come from a genomic window of Fimbriimonadia bacterium:
- the folP gene encoding dihydropteroate synthase: MNRPPLSAIDHTVVFGILNVTPDSFSDGGLFDDPKHALDQALQMQEDGADVIDVGGESTRPGSEPVTIEEEIRRVVPVIESLCQVLRIPISVDTYKPEVAKEAVAAGATVINDITALQKPAMAELAAASGCDIVLMHMQGTPKTMQVAPTYSDVVQDVSAYLEARIHTAEKYGIANDRIWVDPGFGFGKSYKHNIEMLARMNEFQALGKPVLVGPSRKSFLSRLADAPTTDRPGLTGGAVAASVLAGARGVRVHDVRVIRDILLVLDAIAGVK; this comes from the coding sequence ATGAATCGTCCCCCGCTGAGTGCGATTGACCACACTGTCGTATTTGGGATCCTAAACGTCACCCCGGACAGTTTTAGCGACGGAGGCCTATTTGACGATCCCAAGCATGCCCTGGATCAAGCCCTTCAGATGCAGGAGGACGGGGCGGACGTCATAGACGTGGGTGGCGAGAGCACCCGGCCGGGTTCCGAACCCGTCACTATCGAGGAAGAGATCCGGCGCGTCGTGCCAGTCATCGAGTCCCTATGCCAGGTTCTCCGGATCCCGATCTCCGTAGACACCTACAAGCCAGAAGTTGCCAAAGAAGCCGTCGCCGCCGGGGCCACGGTAATCAACGATATCACCGCACTTCAGAAGCCTGCGATGGCGGAACTGGCCGCCGCATCCGGGTGCGACATCGTGCTGATGCACATGCAGGGCACGCCGAAAACCATGCAGGTCGCTCCTACCTACAGCGACGTGGTGCAGGACGTGAGCGCCTACCTGGAAGCACGCATCCACACCGCCGAGAAGTATGGCATCGCGAACGACCGAATCTGGGTGGACCCCGGGTTCGGCTTCGGCAAAAGCTACAAGCACAATATCGAGATGCTGGCGCGCATGAACGAGTTCCAGGCACTGGGCAAGCCAGTGTTGGTTGGACCTTCGAGGAAGTCTTTCTTGAGTCGCCTCGCCGACGCTCCCACAACGGACCGCCCCGGTCTGACGGGAGGAGCTGTCGCCGCCTCGGTGCTGGCTGGCGCGAGGGGAGTACGGGTCCATGACGTGCGCGTCATACGCGACATTCTCCTCGTACTTGACGCAATCGCCGGCGTGAAGTAG
- a CDS encoding electron transfer flavoprotein subunit alpha/FixB family protein, translating to MSRLLVIAETNGSTLLPATGAACSFAQLSGLPFDLLAIGSGVTAGEYGEMGAEHVLLADAPRLAKPLADRYAAVVAEVFRAGGYSHACLSSTTFGRDLLPRVAVLVGAPMLSDVLEIVDMQGGVFRRPMYAGAVIATVRVATAPLMLSIRHTAFPKPETRTTSVVKPVNVGELPTGMEWESEQTTSTGRPDLTQARVVVSGGRPLKDAATFEEHIGALADLLGGAVGATRAAVDAGIVGNDLQVGQTGKMVAPDLYFAIGISGSTQHLAGMSSSKVIVAINKDPEAPVFEVADYGLVADLFTAVPELKSKLRG from the coding sequence ATGAGCCGCCTATTGGTAATCGCCGAGACGAACGGCTCCACGCTCCTGCCAGCAACGGGTGCCGCGTGCTCTTTCGCTCAGCTTTCCGGTCTGCCTTTCGACCTGCTGGCTATCGGAAGCGGCGTGACTGCCGGCGAGTACGGCGAGATGGGTGCAGAGCACGTGCTCTTAGCGGACGCCCCCCGATTGGCCAAGCCATTGGCTGATAGGTATGCCGCCGTCGTGGCGGAGGTGTTCCGAGCCGGAGGGTACAGCCATGCCTGCCTGTCCTCTACCACCTTCGGGCGCGACCTGTTGCCGAGGGTGGCAGTGCTGGTCGGTGCGCCGATGCTGAGCGACGTGTTGGAGATCGTGGACATGCAGGGCGGGGTGTTCAGACGGCCCATGTACGCGGGTGCCGTGATCGCGACGGTGCGCGTCGCGACAGCGCCGCTGATGCTGTCCATCCGCCACACTGCTTTTCCGAAGCCCGAGACCCGGACGACCTCGGTGGTGAAGCCGGTCAACGTGGGGGAGCTGCCGACTGGCATGGAGTGGGAGTCGGAGCAGACCACCTCGACCGGTAGGCCCGACCTGACGCAAGCGCGAGTGGTAGTCAGTGGCGGACGTCCGTTGAAGGACGCGGCGACCTTCGAGGAGCATATCGGGGCGCTGGCAGACCTGTTGGGCGGCGCGGTGGGCGCCACACGGGCGGCGGTGGACGCGGGAATCGTCGGCAACGACTTGCAGGTCGGGCAGACGGGCAAGATGGTCGCTCCGGACCTATACTTCGCCATCGGGATATCGGGTTCGACGCAGCATCTGGCGGGCATGAGCAGTTCGAAGGTGATCGTGGCCATCAACAAAGACCCGG
- a CDS encoding electron transfer flavoprotein subunit beta/FixA family protein → MKILVPIKRVPDPYAKIRILPDGSGIDETGLKWEINPFDEIAVEEAVRTREAGKCEEVLVVSIGGTECQEQLRKALAIGADRALLIEHAGMLEPLDTARVLKAVFEREQPTVVLMGKQAIDDDFNQTGQMLAGLLGLPQATFASKIEWLNGEARVSREVDAGIETVRVKLPAVITTDLRLNEPRYVPLPGIIRARTKPLQTMSLQELGVNPTSLVQIIGMADPPTRPPGRKVSSVDELITALREEAKVL, encoded by the coding sequence TTGAAGATACTAGTACCGATCAAGCGCGTTCCGGACCCATACGCCAAGATACGTATCCTTCCTGACGGCAGTGGCATAGACGAGACCGGGCTGAAGTGGGAGATCAACCCCTTCGACGAGATTGCGGTCGAAGAAGCCGTGCGCACGCGTGAAGCCGGCAAGTGCGAGGAAGTGCTGGTGGTCAGCATCGGCGGTACCGAGTGTCAAGAGCAGCTTCGCAAGGCGCTCGCCATCGGTGCGGATAGAGCGCTTTTGATCGAGCATGCAGGCATGCTGGAGCCGCTCGATACCGCTCGCGTGCTGAAGGCCGTGTTCGAGCGCGAGCAGCCGACCGTGGTCCTTATGGGCAAACAGGCGATTGACGACGACTTCAACCAGACCGGCCAGATGCTTGCCGGGCTGCTCGGGTTGCCCCAAGCCACCTTTGCCTCCAAGATCGAGTGGCTAAACGGAGAAGCTCGCGTGTCACGCGAGGTGGATGCTGGGATCGAGACGGTACGCGTAAAGCTTCCCGCGGTAATTACGACCGACCTTCGGTTGAACGAGCCCCGCTACGTACCGTTGCCCGGAATTATCCGCGCTCGCACGAAGCCGTTGCAGACCATGTCACTGCAGGAACTCGGTGTAAACCCGACATCTTTGGTCCAGATCATCGGGATGGCAGACCCACCCACACGGCCTCCGGGACGCAAGGTGAGCTCCGTAGATGAGCTGATCACGGCGCTCAGAGAGGAGGCTAAGGTTCTATGA
- a CDS encoding long-chain fatty acid--CoA ligase translates to MSAAKPAGMLQPPSLGAALLVSAEKYGDKPALMQRDGSRFVTLTYRDLLARTREVASALRASGIVSGDRIALMSENRPEWALLDWGAQLAGVVLVPLFPTLAAPQVRYILKDSGAKLLFCEDAGIVARCVTAIEGVDPKPRLVSFEPSPHAQTFTQFLQAGSGHDFQPADAQPDDLCTLIYTSGTTGDPKGVMLTHRNLLSNIESCLEALDVGADDVFLWTLPLSHVFSRMAAHFLPVYCGATIVCSKSLRTLADDMRLGRPTVMLMVPRFLEQLKARIEDGAERLPSIQRALFRWALSVGLRMPPKGSKLERAPLWLRWQSALADRLVGRKVQSRFGGRLRFAVSGAAALPTDVSAFFNAFGIVILQGYGLTETSPVISVNRPDTNRFGTVGPPIPGVEVRIAEDGEIHTRGPHVMKGYYGLPDATHEVLSPDGWFATGDVGEIDEQGYLRITDRKKDLLVLANGKNVAPQPIEALLKSSPLIEEAVVMGDGQPVVTALIVPDFDALRRATGISASEPAEIVSLPEAQKRIREEVDTLCQAVADFERVRRFALLPERFTVEGGELTPTLKVRRTVIREKYGSIIQALRGE, encoded by the coding sequence TTGAGCGCGGCGAAACCCGCAGGCATGTTACAGCCCCCCAGCCTCGGAGCTGCCCTACTCGTCTCTGCCGAGAAGTACGGCGACAAGCCTGCGCTCATGCAACGCGACGGCTCACGGTTCGTGACGCTCACGTATCGCGACCTACTCGCCCGAACCCGCGAGGTCGCATCGGCGCTTCGGGCGTCGGGCATCGTATCGGGCGACCGCATCGCGCTGATGTCGGAGAACCGGCCCGAGTGGGCGCTCCTCGACTGGGGGGCTCAGCTCGCCGGCGTGGTGCTGGTGCCGCTCTTCCCCACGCTCGCGGCACCTCAAGTTCGGTACATCCTGAAGGACAGCGGGGCCAAGTTGCTGTTCTGCGAGGACGCGGGCATCGTTGCCCGCTGTGTGACCGCTATCGAAGGCGTGGACCCGAAGCCGAGGCTGGTGTCGTTCGAGCCATCTCCCCACGCACAGACGTTTACGCAGTTCCTTCAGGCAGGTTCGGGTCATGACTTTCAACCCGCCGATGCGCAGCCGGACGACCTGTGTACGCTCATCTACACGTCGGGGACCACGGGCGACCCGAAGGGAGTGATGCTCACCCATCGCAACCTGCTGTCCAACATCGAGTCTTGCTTGGAGGCCCTCGACGTCGGGGCCGATGACGTGTTCCTCTGGACCCTGCCGCTGAGCCACGTGTTCTCGCGGATGGCGGCCCACTTCCTCCCGGTGTACTGCGGTGCGACCATCGTGTGCAGCAAGTCGCTGCGAACGCTCGCCGACGACATGCGGCTAGGCCGCCCGACCGTGATGTTGATGGTCCCACGCTTCCTGGAACAGCTCAAGGCGCGAATCGAGGATGGTGCCGAACGCCTCCCGTCCATCCAAAGAGCGCTGTTTCGTTGGGCGCTGTCCGTCGGGCTGCGCATGCCGCCGAAGGGCTCGAAGCTGGAACGCGCACCCCTGTGGCTGAGGTGGCAGTCCGCGCTGGCAGATCGCCTGGTCGGGCGCAAGGTCCAATCCCGGTTCGGCGGGCGGTTACGCTTTGCGGTGTCGGGGGCGGCAGCGCTGCCGACCGATGTTTCCGCCTTCTTCAACGCCTTCGGCATCGTCATCCTCCAGGGGTACGGGCTGACCGAGACTTCGCCGGTAATCTCCGTCAATCGGCCGGATACGAACCGCTTCGGCACGGTCGGACCACCGATTCCAGGAGTGGAGGTGCGGATCGCCGAAGACGGCGAGATCCACACCCGCGGCCCCCACGTGATGAAAGGCTACTATGGTCTGCCCGACGCCACGCACGAGGTTCTGAGCCCGGACGGCTGGTTCGCTACGGGCGACGTCGGCGAGATCGACGAGCAGGGCTACCTGCGCATCACGGACCGGAAGAAGGACCTGTTGGTGCTCGCGAACGGTAAGAACGTCGCGCCACAGCCCATCGAAGCATTGCTCAAATCCTCTCCGCTCATCGAAGAGGCCGTGGTGATGGGTGACGGGCAGCCGGTGGTCACGGCACTTATCGTGCCCGACTTCGATGCCTTGCGGCGAGCCACGGGCATTTCCGCGAGTGAACCGGCAGAGATCGTCTCGCTCCCAGAGGCTCAGAAGCGCATCCGCGAGGAGGTGGACACCCTTTGCCAGGCAGTCGCGGACTTCGAGCGAGTGAGGCGATTTGCCCTGTTGCCGGAGCGCTTTACGGTGGAAGGTGGCGAGCTCACTCCCACGCTCAAGGTGCGTCGAACCGTCATCCGCGAGAAGTACGGGAGCATCATTCAAGCGCTGCGAGGAGAGTGA
- a CDS encoding enoyl-CoA hydratase/isomerase family protein → MANGSPAFERVVVIGAGVMGSGIAAHLANLGRQVSLLDIPPSSLTDDEQARGATLTDVDVRLRVVRSLWDRAKNARPPHFYLPDTANNVRLGNVEDHLDWVRDADWVVEAVLEKMDVKRDLYAKLDPLLKPDTLITTNTSGLRISELAEGRSESFRKRFVGTHFFNPPRYLKLLEIIPTPESDPSVVEQVVTASEDEWAKRVVVARDTPGFIANRIGMFCIVQAVHAALETGLTIEEVDALTGPLLGRPRTGTFRLHDLIGLDIVEDVAGNQYRRLTHDRYRDLLQLPEPMKRMLADGRLGNKSGQGFYKREGKAFLTLDLTTMSYREAIEPRIEGIADISKAPWGERLNRLLLRDDRAGEFLRKHLVTSLTYALYCTPEISDTLLGVDRVMRWGFGWELGPFEMVDAIGIKPFVDFVGAQGLSVPPLLAEVHDAGLTGFYHKERGETAYYDMPSKQMTILADDPRYVVLADLKAKTSPVFETKDTSLLDLGDNVLCLEFHTKMNALTPEMPHAVIEAVRRAEADRKALVLGNEGRGFSCGFDLRTFLDLMEAQNWTRMEQILRDLQAASKALRYSTAPTVAAIHGFSLGGGLELPMHCARIVAAPETSIGLPEVTVGVIPAAGGTTTMALRNPGLEQRLGAFKLVAKGEKSANADEARRMGYLEARDLTCYNADQLLFAAKQLVRQTCEPRRYEPIPGLGPQFRDAVSQWMDAESAAGNLLEHDLVMAQAVAAVMASDGEVLTEEEMLEREREQFLSVVQNKRSSDRTRHMLDTGKPLRN, encoded by the coding sequence ATGGCGAACGGTTCCCCAGCGTTCGAACGCGTTGTCGTGATCGGCGCAGGCGTTATGGGATCGGGCATCGCGGCACACCTAGCGAACTTGGGTCGGCAGGTTTCTCTCCTCGACATTCCCCCTTCCAGCCTTACGGACGATGAGCAGGCGCGCGGCGCGACACTGACGGATGTGGATGTGCGACTGCGAGTCGTTCGCAGCCTGTGGGATCGAGCGAAGAACGCTCGTCCGCCGCACTTTTATCTCCCCGACACTGCAAACAATGTCCGCTTGGGCAATGTAGAAGACCACCTCGATTGGGTTCGCGATGCCGACTGGGTGGTCGAGGCCGTGCTAGAGAAGATGGACGTGAAGCGGGACCTGTATGCCAAGTTAGACCCGCTGCTAAAGCCCGACACGCTGATCACCACCAACACGTCGGGACTACGCATCTCCGAGCTGGCCGAGGGACGCAGCGAGTCTTTTCGCAAACGGTTCGTGGGCACTCATTTTTTCAACCCCCCGCGTTACCTCAAACTGCTAGAGATCATTCCCACGCCCGAATCCGATCCTTCGGTCGTCGAGCAGGTTGTGACGGCATCCGAAGACGAGTGGGCGAAGCGAGTAGTAGTTGCCCGCGATACGCCTGGATTCATTGCGAACCGCATTGGGATGTTCTGCATCGTGCAGGCCGTTCATGCAGCGCTGGAGACGGGACTCACTATCGAGGAAGTGGACGCCCTTACCGGGCCGCTTCTCGGGCGCCCGCGCACCGGCACCTTCCGTCTGCACGATCTGATTGGCCTGGACATCGTGGAGGACGTCGCCGGCAATCAGTACCGGCGTTTGACGCACGACCGGTATCGGGACCTTCTTCAGTTGCCAGAACCGATGAAGAGGATGCTGGCCGATGGACGTCTCGGCAACAAGAGTGGCCAGGGCTTCTACAAACGCGAGGGTAAGGCATTCCTGACTCTGGACCTCACGACCATGTCCTACCGTGAGGCAATCGAGCCACGGATCGAAGGGATCGCGGACATCTCCAAGGCTCCGTGGGGCGAGCGGCTGAACAGGCTGTTGCTCCGTGACGACCGTGCGGGCGAGTTCCTCCGGAAGCATCTCGTCACTTCACTGACTTACGCACTCTACTGCACGCCGGAGATTTCGGACACCTTGCTCGGTGTGGACCGGGTGATGCGCTGGGGCTTCGGCTGGGAGCTCGGACCATTCGAGATGGTAGACGCCATTGGCATCAAGCCCTTCGTGGACTTCGTGGGGGCGCAAGGGCTGTCCGTGCCCCCGCTGTTGGCCGAGGTCCATGACGCGGGGCTGACCGGCTTCTATCACAAGGAGCGCGGCGAGACGGCGTACTACGACATGCCGAGCAAGCAGATGACGATACTGGCCGACGACCCCCGCTACGTCGTGCTAGCAGACTTGAAGGCGAAGACCAGCCCCGTGTTCGAAACGAAGGATACCAGCCTTCTGGACCTCGGAGACAACGTGCTGTGCCTCGAGTTCCATACCAAGATGAACGCGCTGACCCCGGAGATGCCGCACGCGGTCATCGAGGCGGTGCGGCGAGCCGAGGCCGATAGGAAGGCACTGGTGCTGGGCAACGAAGGGCGCGGGTTCAGCTGCGGCTTCGACCTGAGGACGTTCCTGGACCTCATGGAAGCACAGAACTGGACGCGGATGGAGCAAATCCTGCGGGACCTGCAGGCGGCATCCAAGGCTCTGCGCTACTCCACGGCTCCGACCGTCGCTGCCATCCATGGGTTCTCGCTGGGCGGCGGGCTGGAACTGCCCATGCACTGCGCACGGATCGTGGCCGCTCCGGAGACCAGCATCGGCCTTCCGGAGGTGACGGTCGGCGTCATTCCCGCTGCAGGCGGAACCACGACCATGGCCCTGCGGAATCCAGGCTTGGAGCAGCGGCTGGGGGCGTTCAAGCTGGTGGCCAAGGGCGAAAAGTCTGCCAACGCCGACGAAGCCCGGAGGATGGGCTACCTGGAAGCACGGGACCTCACCTGCTACAACGCCGACCAGTTGCTGTTCGCCGCCAAACAACTCGTGCGACAGACATGCGAGCCGCGAAGATACGAACCGATCCCGGGACTGGGCCCGCAGTTCCGTGATGCTGTGAGCCAGTGGATGGATGCGGAGAGCGCAGCAGGCAACTTGCTGGAGCACGACCTCGTGATGGCGCAGGCCGTGGCGGCGGTGATGGCATCGGATGGTGAAGTGCTGACCGAAGAAGAGATGCTGGAGCGGGAGCGAGAACAGTTCCTGTCCGTCGTGCAGAACAAGAGGAGCAGTGACCGAACTCGGCACATGCTCGATACTGGCAAGCCGCTGCGCAACTGA